TACAAGCGCAACTTTAACCAAGCTCAAAATGTTCGTGTAGACTTAAACTTAGACAAAGGCTCAATTCGTGTATTTTCACGTAAAGATGTTGTTGAAGAAGTAGAAGATGACCGTTTACAAATTGCTTTAGAAGATGCGAAGGCTATCAACCCTGCTTACCAATTAGAAGATATTGTTGAACAGGAAGTAACGCCTCGTAATTTTGGGCGTATCGCTGCACAAACAGCGAAGCAAGTCGTTACACAACGTGTGCGTGAAGCAGAACGTGGCTTAATTTATGAGCAATACGTAGATCGTGAAGATGACATTGTAACGGGTGTAGTCGAGCGTTTAGATGCACGTAATATTTACGTGGGTCTTGGTAAAGTAGAAGCTGCATTACCACAAAATGAACAAATCCAAGGTGAAACGTATCATCCACATGACCGTATTAAAGTATATATTACAAAGGTTGAACGTACGACACGTGGTCCACAAGTAATCGTTTCACGAACACATCCAGGCTTATTACGTCGATTATTTGAGATGGAAGTACCTGAAATTTATGAAGGCATTGTAGAAATCAAGTCAATTGCTCGTGAAGCGGGAGACCGTTCTAAAATTTCGGTACATGCACATAACGAAGAAGTTGATCCTGTAGGCTCATGTGTAGGTGCGAAAGGTGCACGTGTTCAAACAATCGTCAATGAATTAAATGGTGAAAAAATTGATATCGTTGAATGGTCAGAAGACCCTGTTGTATTTGTAGCAAATGCATTAAGCCCTTCAAAAGTTTTAGATGTGCAAGTAAATGAAGAAGAAAAATCAACAACTGTTGTAGTACCGGATTACCAATTATCTCTTGCAATTGGTAAGCGTGGTCAAAATGCTCGTCTAGCTGCAAAATTGACTGGTTGGAAAATCGATATTAAAAGTGAGACAGATGCACGTGAGTTAGGGATTTATCCATCTGCAACAAGCACTTTCGTACCTGCTGATGATAGTGACTACGAAGAAGCTACAGTTGACTTATATCAAGACGACGAAGAATAAGTAAGAAAGCCCGTGTGACTGGTCACCTGGCTTTATTCAGTGGGCGTCCTGGGCCGACTGAATAAAGCCAGGAACTGTGGCGAAGGTCTTGAGTGTTGAGAGACGAGATTGTACTCCGCAATGTTCAAATCACAAAATTCTACCTTTGCGTTTTGGTTATGGCTGGTCCACCTCTTACGAAGCTTCAGAGAGGAAAGGTGATTCTTATGGCGGTAAATAAAAAAGTACCACTTCGAAAATGCGTAGCTACTGGAGAAATGCTACCGAAAAAAGCAATGATTCGTGTTGTTCGCTCGAAAGAGGGCGAGGTTAGCGTAGATGTTTCAGGGAAAAAGCCTGGACGAGGCGCTTATGTTTCAAAGTCTGAACAGGCGGTTGACATCGCGCGTAAGAAAAATGTTTTAGGGCACCAACTTGATGCAAAAATTCCTGAAGAGATATACGAAGAGCTACTATTGCTCATTCGTAGGGAGGCTATTTTATGACCAATCAAGCAGTGTTTAATTTGCTTGGTATAGCTGCAAGAGCTCGTAAAGTTATTTCAGGAGAAGAGTTAGTAGTAAAGGAAGTCCGCAATGGTAATGCTAAGCTTGTACTGCTTGCAAACGACGCTTCTAAAAACTCTAGTAAAAAAATTCAAGATAAATGCACTTATTACAACGTTGAGTATCATGTAATTGGCGATCGTTATGATCTAGGACATGCTACAGGTAAGGAGGCCCGAGTGGCTTTAGCTATTACCGATAAAGGTTTTGCAAGTAAATTGTCTAGTCTACTCAACGAAAAATAATCGGGGGTGAGCAGATGACCAAAATCAGAGTTCATGAATATGCCAAACAAGTGAATAAATCGAGTAAAGAGGTTATTGAAGCGCTAAGTAAATTAAATGTGAGTGTAACGAACCATATGTCTATGTTGGAAAAAGATACTGTGGCAAAGTTAAATCAATCATTTAAAGCACCGACAGAGAAAAGAGAGGCAAAGCAAGCTACTCAAAATGTAACACAACGTTCACAAGCGAATGGACAACAAAAACCACAGCAATCGGTGAAAAAGCAAGATGGACAAAAGCAGCAATCTGCTACATCGACGCCGAAAGCAAATCATTATAATACGCAACAAAAATCAAATTCGTCTAACGAAAAATCTAAGAATACTAAAGGTAATCAAAATAGAAATATGACACAAAATAATAATAATAACAATAATAATAATAATCGCAGAGGCGGCGGATACAACCAACGTCCAAAACCAGGAATCCACGGTGGTAAACGCCGTCATCCAAAAACGCATCAACCAACATTACCAATCAAACAAAAAGAATTACCAGAAAAAATTACTTTTGTTGAATCGCTTTCAGTAGCTGAATTAGCAAAAAAATTATACCGTGAACCATCTGAAATCATTAAAAAATTATTTATGCTTGGCGTAATGGCGACAATTAACCAAGAATTAGATAAGGATGCAATTGAGTTAATTTGCGCAGACTACGGTGTAGAAGTTGAAGAAGAAATTCGTGTAGATATTACGGATTTAGAAACTCACTTCGAGCAAACAGAAGAAATCAATGAAGCTGAATTATCAGAACGTCCACCTGTAGTAACAATTATGGGTCACGTTGACCACGGTAAAACGACTTTACTTGACTCAATTCGTCATACAAAAGTAACAGCTGGAGAAGCTGGTGGTATTACACAGCATATCGGTGCTTACCAAGTAACTGAAGGCGACAAAAAGATTACGTTCCTTGATACACCAGGGCACGCTGCATTTACAACAATGCGTGCGCGCGGTGCAAAAGTAACGGACTTAACAATTCTAGTAGTGGCGGCTGACGACGGTGTGATGCCTCAAACAGTTGAAGCCATTAACCATGCAAAAGCTGCAGAAGTGCCAATTATTGTTGCTGTCAACAAAATGGATAAACCTTCAGCAAACCCGGATCGTGTAATGCAAGAATTAACCGAACATGGTTTAGTACCTGAAGCTTGGGGTGGCGATACAATTTTCGTGCCAATTTCAGCATTAAAAGGTGAAGGTATTGATACATTGCTAGAAATGGTATTACTTGTTGCCGAAGTTGGAGAGCTAAAAGCAAATCCAGATCGTCTAGCACTTGGTACTGTAATTGAAGCACAGCTTGATAAAGGCCGTGGTTCTGTTGCAACACTATTAGTACAAGACGGTACATTAAAAGTCGGTGATCCAATCGTAGTTGGTCACGCTTATGGCCGTGTTCGTGCGATGGTTAACGATAAAGGGCGCCGTGTAAAAGAAGCTGGCCCATCAACACCAGTAGAAATTACAGGTTTAAACGATGTACCGCAAGCTGGGGACCGCTTCGTTGTCTTCGAAGACGAAAAAACAGCTCGTCAAGTTGGGGAAACTCGTGCAATGACAGCTATTCAAGCACAACGTTCTGAAAAACAACGTGTCACGCTTGATAACTTATTTGAACAAATGAGTCAAGGCGAAATGAAAGAGTTAAACTTAATCGTTAAAGCTGACGTTCAAGGTACTGTAGAAGCAATGGCTGCTTCATTAATGAAAATTGATGTAGAAGGCGTAAATGTGAAAATTATTCATACTGGCGCTGGCGCAATTACAGAATCAGATATTTCTCTTGCCGCAGCATCGAATGCAATTGTAATTGGTTTCAACGTACGACCAGATACAAATGCAAAACGTGCAGCAGAGGAAGAAGGCGTAGATATTCGTCTACACCGTGTTATTTATAAAGTAATTGAAGAAATCGAACAAGCGATGAAAGGTATGCTAGACCCAGAATTTGAAGAAAAAATCATCGGTCAAGCAGAAGTTCGTCAAACAATTAAAGTATCTAAAGTTGGTACAATTGCAGGTTCTTACGTGACAGAAGGTAAAGTAACACGTGATTCAGGTGTCCGTGTTATCCGTGACAACGTGGTAATCTTCGAAGGCGAATTAGATACATTAAAACGTTTCAAAGATGAAGTAAAAGAAGTGGCAAGAGGATACGAATGTGGTATTACGATTACAAACTTCAATGACATTAAAGAAGGCGACATCATTGAAGCCTACATTATGGAAGAAGTTAAACGTGCATAATGATTGTATACGTTGAGGTAGAATTTATTATCCAAACTGCCCATTCGTTAAAGGAAAAACGCGCTGTCTTACAGCGTATGATTACGCGCACAAAACAGAAGTTTAATGTATCCATTGCCGAAATTGACCATCAAAATGTATGGCAACGTACGAAATTAGCGCTTGTTGCTGTTTCTTCCTCGAAGGACGCAGCAGAGCGTGAAATCAATCACGCCCTTCATTATTTGCAGTCAAATCCGTCTTGGGAACAACTTAATGTGTGGCGAGATTATTTATAAGCAGCAAAGGTTATTTGAGAGATTGGATGGTTATTGTCAATAAAAGGCTTGTTTAAAACCATTTATTGACACATTCATTCCCTTAACGCAAATAGCTGAACATCGAAATAGAGGTGACTAATTATGTCTCTACGCTCAAACCGTGTTGCTGAGCAAATGAAAAAAGAGCTTGGTGATATTATTGGCCGTAAAATTAAGGATCCGCGTGTTGGCTTCGTTACTGTTACTGGTGTAGATGTAACAGGTGATTTACAACAAGCGACAATTTATATTACATCATTAGGCAATGAACGTGAACGTGAGGAAACGCTAAAAGCTTTAGTAAAAGCTGCTGGTTTTATCCGTTCTGAAATCGGTTCTCGTATTCGGTTACGTCGAACACCGGAATTAATCTTTGAATTTGACTCATCGATTGAGTATGGTAATCGCATTGATTCATTACTACGTGGTTTACACAAAGAATAACAACAGTAAAAGTCTGCCACATGCATCTTCATGCAGGCAGGCTTTTTTCATGTGATGGTGCAAAAGGGGGATTTAGATGAACGGTATTTTACCGCTTTGGAAAGAACGTGGCATGACGAGTCATGATTGCGTCTTTAAATTACGAAAAATATTGCGAACAAAAAAAGTTGGCCATACGGGCACTTTAGATCCAGGAGTGGAAGGGGTTCTGCCCATCTGTATCGGACAGGCAACACGTATTGCCGAATATTTAACGGATGCAGGGAAGACTTATGAGGCAGTCATTTCCATTGGGCGCACAACGACGACTGAAGATGCAGAAGGGGAAACGGTTGCGGAAGATACTACAAATAAGGCGTTTACGCGTGCGAAGTTGCTGGATGTCTTAGCTTCCTTAACGGGTGTTATTAATCAGACACCACCGATGTTTTCAGCTGTTAAAGTCAATGGGAAACGGTTATATGAATATGCACGTAAAGGCGAAACGGTGGAAAGACCGACAAGACAGGTGACAATTTATGCTTTAGAGTTACTTGATGATAAGGAAATTTACGAAGGGCATGAAATTACATTTCCTGTAAGGATTTCATGTAGCAAAGGCACATATATTCGTACATTAGCTGTACAAATTGGGGAAGCGCTTGGCTATCCTGCACATATGCAAGAGCTTGTGCGAACTGCATCGGGCACATTTACACAAGACAATTGTTTTACACTAGCACAAGTTGCCGAATTAATGGAAAATGAACAAATTCATACATGCATTCTTCCAGTAGAATATGCCTTATCAGACTATCCATATATTGAAATAACATCATCGATTGAAAAAGAAATTTTCAATGGACAAGTGCTTCCAGCAGATGCATTATTAAAGGTGCATGATAAAATTGTGTTTGGAATCAAAGGGAAAGCATTTGCGGTTTATCAAGCCCATCCGACAAAAGAAGGGTTGATGAAGCCACATAAAATGTTCCCAACGATAGAGTAGGAGGATTTTTTGTATGGAGGTCATTCATTTAAAATACCCACACCAATTACAACAGCGAGAAAGTATACAGCCGTACTCATTGGCAATTGGCTTTTTTGATGGTGTACATATTGGACATCAGGCGGTTATTGAAGCGGCAAAGCAAGAGGGGGACAAGCGACAAATCCCGACTGCCGTTATGACATTTGATCCGCATCCATCATTAGTGCTAGGCGGACGCAATGAAAAAGTATTTTATATTACATTATTACAGCAAAAATTGCAGTTGTTTGAAGAACTAGGTGTGGATACGGTATTTGTTGTACACTTCACATCAGACTTTGCGAAGCTGTCACCGGCTGCTTTTATTGATACCTTTATTCGAGGGTTAAATATTCAACATGTTACAGCAGGATTTGATTTTTCATTTGGAGCATTCGGAAAAGGCACGTTGGAAGATATGCGTGCCTTGAGCAATGGCGAATATGGTGTAACGGTGGTCGATAAGAAAACGGACTCGCTTGAGAAAATTAGCTCAACACGCATTCGTAAATTATTACAAGAGGGCGATATGGAAGCTGCACGTACGCTTCTAGGGCGTCCATTTGAAATAAAGGGTATTGTGGTGCATGGCGATAAACGTGGGCGTACAATGGGCTTTCTTACTGCAAATGTTCAAGCATTAGAGGGTACTTACATTCCAGCAAGTGGTGTGTATGCAGTACGACTGCTTGTACAAAATAATTGGTATGATGGGGTATGTAATGTAGGCTATAAACCAACATTTAAAGATCCAAACGATAAGCAACTGTCGATCGAAGTACATATTTTAAACTTCGAGAAAAACATCTATGGGGAAGAAGTACATGTTGCTTGGTATAAACGTATTCGAAGCGAGCGGAAGTTTGACGGAATTGAAGCACTAAAAATTCAAATAGAGAAAGATAAGCAAGAGGCTATACAATTTTTTCATGTTATGAAATAGCGCTGTCCGCAGCACCACATGGTATGAGCTATGTTATTACTTGCTTGCCCCATTGTTTTATGGTAACATTCATAAGTGCATAAAGTGCTTAACCTTAGCTCGGTATACCGATGACTCCAACGTTTACTGTGCTAATGGGGATTTAACAATTATTTAGGAGGTCAATACAAATGGCTATTACAAAAGAACGTAAAAACGAAATTATCGCTGAGTACCGTACTCACGAAAGTGACACTGGTTCTCCAGAAGTACAAGTTGCAGTTTTAACAGCTGAAATCAACGCTTTAAACACTCACTTACGTACACACAAAAAAGATTTCCACTCTGAGCGTGGTCTTCTTAAAATGGTAGGTCGTCGTCGTCACTTACTTAAATATCTTCGTGAAACTGACGTTCAACGTTACCGTGAACTAATCAATCGTTTAGGCTTACGTCGCTAATTGACAATCGAAAAGCGGGATTATTCCCGCTTTTTCTTTATGTTTATAAACTTTCTAGCTAACGACGAATCGCAACAAGATAAGTAAAATATAAGAAGAAAACAAGCAAAAACGCCATTAAAACCAAATAAAGCAATAAATCCTAAATAAATTGGCAATAACTGAATTTAAATGTATGATTATTTCATGAAATATTTAGCATAGAACAAGCATTTTTGGTACACTTACTATTAGTACATACAGACGAGTAAGTGTTTTTATAATAGAGAGGGGTTCATTGAATGAACGAAAAGAAAGTCTATTCCTACGAATGGGCTGGCCGTCCACTAGTAATTGAAGTAGGACAGTTAGCAAAACAAGCAAATGGAGCAGCATTAGTACGCTACGGTGATACTTCTGTACTTGCAACAGCAACAATGTCAAAATCACCAAAACCACTTGATTTCTTCCCATTAACAGTAAACTACGAAGAACGTTTATATGCAGCAGGTAAAATTCCTGGCGGCTTTATTAAACGTGAAGGACGCCCATCTGAAAAAGCAATTCTAGCAAGCCGTTTAATTGACCGTCCAATTCGTCCGATGTTCCCAGACGGTTTCCGTAATGAAGTACAAGTTATTTCAATGGTTATGTCTAATGACCCTGATTGCACATCTGAAATGGCCGCAATGGTAGGTTCATCATTAGCATTAGCAATATCTGATATTCCTTTCGATGGACCAATTGCCGGTGTACAAGTTGGTTATATTGACGGTGAATTCATCGTGAATCCAACTGTCGAGCAAGCGAACATGTCAACAATCCATTTATCTGTAGCGGGTAACAAGGATGCTATTAACATGGTTGAAGCAGGCGCTTTAGAAGTGCCTGAAGAAGTAATGTTAGAAGCAATTATGTTCGGTCATGAAGAAATTAAAAAAATAATTGCTTTCCAAGAACAAATTGTTGCTGAAGTAGGGAAAGAAAAATTACCTGTCACATTATTTGAAATTGATGAAGCAATTCAAGCAGATATTAAAGCAGCTTGTGAAACTGACATGCATGACGCTATTCAAACAGCTGAAAAGCATGCCCGTGATGAAGCAATCACTGCGGTAAAAGATCGTATTATTGCTTCTTATGAAGAGCAAGAAGCCGATGAAACAACAATGAAACAAGTTCATACTATTTTAGATAAAATGGTAAAAGACGAAGTACGTCGTCAAATTACAGAAGATAAAATCCGTCCAGATGGTCGTAAGTTGGATGAAATTCGTCCACTTTCTTCTGAAACAGGGCTATTACAACGTACGCACGGTTCAGCATTATTTACACGTGGACAAACTCAAGCCTTATCAATTTGTACATTAGGTGCACTTGGTGATGTTCAAATTATTGACGGCTTAGGTGTTGAGGAATCGAAACGCTTTATGCATCACTACAATTTCCCACAATTCTCTGTCGGGGAAACTGGCCCAATTCGTGGACCAGGTCGTCGTGAAATCGGTCACGGTGCTCTAGGTGAGCGTGCACTAGAAGCGGTCATTCCTGATGAATCAGTATTCCCATACACAATCCGTTGTGTATCAGAAGTACTTGAATCGAATGGTTCAACATCACAAGCTTCAATTTGTGCATCTACATTAGCTATGATGGATGCTGGTGTTCCGTTAAAAGCACCTGTTGCAGGTATCGCGATGGGGCTGATTAAAAAAGGCGAGCATTATTCCATTTTAACAGATATCCAAGGTATGGAAGACCATTTAGGCGATATGGACTTTAAAGTAGCAGGTACTGCTAAAGGCGTAACAGCACTTCAAATGGATATTAAAATTGACGGTCTATCACGTAATATTTTAGAAGAAGCATTGACTCAAGCTAAAATTGGCCGTATGCATATTTTAGAATCAATGCTTGCAACATTGGCTCAACCACGTGAAAAATTATCTGCTTATGCACCAAAAATCGTGATTGTACGTATTAATCCAGATAAAATCCGCGATGTTATTGGACCAGGCGGTAAGCAAATCAATAAAATTATTGAAGAAACTGGCGTAAAAATTGATACAGAACAAGATGGTACAATTTACATCTCTTCAGCAGACGAAGAAATGAACGCTCGTGCAAAACAAATTATCGAAGACATCGTACGTGAAGCAAAAGTGGGCGAATACTACTTATCCACTGTAAAACGTATCGAAAAATTCGGTGCATTCTGTGAAATCTTCCCAGGTAAAGATGGCTTATTACACATCTCTGAAATTCAAGAAGAACGTACAAAGCAAGTGGAAGATGTGTTAAAACTAGGCGATCAATTACTTGTAAAAGTAATTGAAATCGACAAACAAGGTCGTGTGAATTTATCTCGTAAAGTGGTTATTCAAGAAGAAAAAGAACGCGCAGAACAAGGTAAATAATTTGATAAAAAAAGGCTGCGTATGATGCGCAGCCTTTTTTAAAT
This DNA window, taken from Lysinibacillus sp. FSL M8-0337, encodes the following:
- a CDS encoding YlxQ family RNA-binding protein, whose product is MTNQAVFNLLGIAARARKVISGEELVVKEVRNGNAKLVLLANDASKNSSKKIQDKCTYYNVEYHVIGDRYDLGHATGKEARVALAITDKGFASKLSSLLNEK
- the pnp gene encoding polyribonucleotide nucleotidyltransferase: MNEKKVYSYEWAGRPLVIEVGQLAKQANGAALVRYGDTSVLATATMSKSPKPLDFFPLTVNYEERLYAAGKIPGGFIKREGRPSEKAILASRLIDRPIRPMFPDGFRNEVQVISMVMSNDPDCTSEMAAMVGSSLALAISDIPFDGPIAGVQVGYIDGEFIVNPTVEQANMSTIHLSVAGNKDAINMVEAGALEVPEEVMLEAIMFGHEEIKKIIAFQEQIVAEVGKEKLPVTLFEIDEAIQADIKAACETDMHDAIQTAEKHARDEAITAVKDRIIASYEEQEADETTMKQVHTILDKMVKDEVRRQITEDKIRPDGRKLDEIRPLSSETGLLQRTHGSALFTRGQTQALSICTLGALGDVQIIDGLGVEESKRFMHHYNFPQFSVGETGPIRGPGRREIGHGALGERALEAVIPDESVFPYTIRCVSEVLESNGSTSQASICASTLAMMDAGVPLKAPVAGIAMGLIKKGEHYSILTDIQGMEDHLGDMDFKVAGTAKGVTALQMDIKIDGLSRNILEEALTQAKIGRMHILESMLATLAQPREKLSAYAPKIVIVRINPDKIRDVIGPGGKQINKIIEETGVKIDTEQDGTIYISSADEEMNARAKQIIEDIVREAKVGEYYLSTVKRIEKFGAFCEIFPGKDGLLHISEIQEERTKQVEDVLKLGDQLLVKVIEIDKQGRVNLSRKVVIQEEKERAEQGK
- the nusA gene encoding transcription termination factor NusA, which produces MSSDLLDALTALEEQKGISRDVLIEAIEAALVTAYKRNFNQAQNVRVDLNLDKGSIRVFSRKDVVEEVEDDRLQIALEDAKAINPAYQLEDIVEQEVTPRNFGRIAAQTAKQVVTQRVREAERGLIYEQYVDREDDIVTGVVERLDARNIYVGLGKVEAALPQNEQIQGETYHPHDRIKVYITKVERTTRGPQVIVSRTHPGLLRRLFEMEVPEIYEGIVEIKSIAREAGDRSKISVHAHNEEVDPVGSCVGAKGARVQTIVNELNGEKIDIVEWSEDPVVFVANALSPSKVLDVQVNEEEKSTTVVVPDYQLSLAIGKRGQNARLAAKLTGWKIDIKSETDARELGIYPSATSTFVPADDSDYEEATVDLYQDDEE
- the infB gene encoding translation initiation factor IF-2 — translated: MTKIRVHEYAKQVNKSSKEVIEALSKLNVSVTNHMSMLEKDTVAKLNQSFKAPTEKREAKQATQNVTQRSQANGQQKPQQSVKKQDGQKQQSATSTPKANHYNTQQKSNSSNEKSKNTKGNQNRNMTQNNNNNNNNNNRRGGGYNQRPKPGIHGGKRRHPKTHQPTLPIKQKELPEKITFVESLSVAELAKKLYREPSEIIKKLFMLGVMATINQELDKDAIELICADYGVEVEEEIRVDITDLETHFEQTEEINEAELSERPPVVTIMGHVDHGKTTLLDSIRHTKVTAGEAGGITQHIGAYQVTEGDKKITFLDTPGHAAFTTMRARGAKVTDLTILVVAADDGVMPQTVEAINHAKAAEVPIIVAVNKMDKPSANPDRVMQELTEHGLVPEAWGGDTIFVPISALKGEGIDTLLEMVLLVAEVGELKANPDRLALGTVIEAQLDKGRGSVATLLVQDGTLKVGDPIVVGHAYGRVRAMVNDKGRRVKEAGPSTPVEITGLNDVPQAGDRFVVFEDEKTARQVGETRAMTAIQAQRSEKQRVTLDNLFEQMSQGEMKELNLIVKADVQGTVEAMAASLMKIDVEGVNVKIIHTGAGAITESDISLAAASNAIVIGFNVRPDTNAKRAAEEEGVDIRLHRVIYKVIEEIEQAMKGMLDPEFEEKIIGQAEVRQTIKVSKVGTIAGSYVTEGKVTRDSGVRVIRDNVVIFEGELDTLKRFKDEVKEVARGYECGITITNFNDIKEGDIIEAYIMEEVKRA
- the rpsO gene encoding 30S ribosomal protein S15, which translates into the protein MAITKERKNEIIAEYRTHESDTGSPEVQVAVLTAEINALNTHLRTHKKDFHSERGLLKMVGRRRHLLKYLRETDVQRYRELINRLGLRR
- a CDS encoding DUF503 domain-containing protein → MIVYVEVEFIIQTAHSLKEKRAVLQRMITRTKQKFNVSIAEIDHQNVWQRTKLALVAVSSSKDAAEREINHALHYLQSNPSWEQLNVWRDYL
- a CDS encoding YlxR family protein encodes the protein MAVNKKVPLRKCVATGEMLPKKAMIRVVRSKEGEVSVDVSGKKPGRGAYVSKSEQAVDIARKKNVLGHQLDAKIPEEIYEELLLLIRREAIL
- the rbfA gene encoding 30S ribosome-binding factor RbfA, giving the protein MSLRSNRVAEQMKKELGDIIGRKIKDPRVGFVTVTGVDVTGDLQQATIYITSLGNEREREETLKALVKAAGFIRSEIGSRIRLRRTPELIFEFDSSIEYGNRIDSLLRGLHKE
- the ribF gene encoding riboflavin biosynthesis protein RibF, translated to MEVIHLKYPHQLQQRESIQPYSLAIGFFDGVHIGHQAVIEAAKQEGDKRQIPTAVMTFDPHPSLVLGGRNEKVFYITLLQQKLQLFEELGVDTVFVVHFTSDFAKLSPAAFIDTFIRGLNIQHVTAGFDFSFGAFGKGTLEDMRALSNGEYGVTVVDKKTDSLEKISSTRIRKLLQEGDMEAARTLLGRPFEIKGIVVHGDKRGRTMGFLTANVQALEGTYIPASGVYAVRLLVQNNWYDGVCNVGYKPTFKDPNDKQLSIEVHILNFEKNIYGEEVHVAWYKRIRSERKFDGIEALKIQIEKDKQEAIQFFHVMK
- the truB gene encoding tRNA pseudouridine(55) synthase TruB, yielding MNGILPLWKERGMTSHDCVFKLRKILRTKKVGHTGTLDPGVEGVLPICIGQATRIAEYLTDAGKTYEAVISIGRTTTTEDAEGETVAEDTTNKAFTRAKLLDVLASLTGVINQTPPMFSAVKVNGKRLYEYARKGETVERPTRQVTIYALELLDDKEIYEGHEITFPVRISCSKGTYIRTLAVQIGEALGYPAHMQELVRTASGTFTQDNCFTLAQVAELMENEQIHTCILPVEYALSDYPYIEITSSIEKEIFNGQVLPADALLKVHDKIVFGIKGKAFAVYQAHPTKEGLMKPHKMFPTIE